The Chamaesiphon minutus PCC 6605 DNA window GCGATTGACGAGTCTATCCCCAATCGCAATTTGCCGCCAACTGGAAGCAAGCGGCGGCGGGGATGGGCGAGGAATGAGCAACAAGCCATTGTGCTGAGTACTAGCATCGTTGAATTTGTTACAATAAAATTGGTCGTTGACCCGCACGGCGTATGGAACATATAGGCTAATCCGAAGTAGCAGTAATATGCTTGCCGCAGAAACATCGCAGCGTGGAAGCCAGTTGGTCACTGATGCAAACTAATTGGACGTGTAAGAAATTACCTGCCTTGGGACACAGGGCGGCTGCATGGTGGATGCTGAAGACTTGAAAGTAGGCAAGCCAAAGAGTAAGTGGGTGGGAACATTCCAAAACCTCTGGAGGGTGAGTAAGGCCAAAATATAACTTGTTGTGTGGCGGCATCAGCCAATGAAACATGAAGTCTAGGGTTTTGAAGCCCACGCTCTACCGTACTCGGTGAGCGTTGGGTAGACGCAACTCTAAGATATGTCACGAGTAAGGATTAGATTGAAAAATCCCCTCTTGGGAGGGATGCCCGTAGGGCAGGGTGGGTAGATCTGGGGCAGTAACTCAAGAACGATCGAATTTTCTATGTAACGGTACCAGTCTGATGAATCCATCAGGCTGGTATTTTAGTAAAGATATGGTAGCGAATGTAATTTATTCAGATGGAGCGGTGAAACCATGATAGATTTTGCATTGGAAGCATTAATCGATCGAGCCATCCAAGATCGAATTACCCATCTCGATCTATATCAACAAAGATTAACTCAACTACCCGCTCGGATCGTCGATATTCATTCACTTGTAAGTCTGCGAGTATCTGATAATGAGTTGATAACTTTGCCAGAAAATATCGGCAACCTTTCAAGTTTGCGCGAATTAAGGCTATATAAAAATCAACTATCAGCCTTACCAGGTAGTATTTCTCATCTTACCAATCTAGTTTCTCTAAGTTTAAGCTTCAATAAATTCAAAATATTTCCAGATATCATTGCAAGCTTAATTAATTTGAAGGAGCTAAAACTGAATGGAAACCAGATCGATATCTTGCCAGAAAGTTTATTGCAGTTGAAAAAATTAGTCTCTATAGATCTCAGTAGCAATCCAATTTTCGATTTATCGATACTTCAATCTTTGCCTAACTTAAACCATGTTAAATTCTTGGGTGTAAATTTGCCTTGTGAATACTGGGTAGATCTCAGTAAATCTACTTTTATTATCCGATCTAATAACGACGGCTCAACTTCCGAAATTGAATTACCAAATGCTAATAAATTAAGTCTTAATCTGAGAAAGCAAAATCTGATTATATTGTCAAATGAGATTGGAGTCTATAAGTGGTGCCAGCATCTAAAATTATCTCACAATTACTTAAACTCTCTTCCGGACAACATAGATGAATTGTCTAACTTATCTCATTTGAAATTATTAAATAATCAGCTAACTTCTCTCCCAGAGAGTGTTGGTGATTTAGAGAAACTGATCTCTCTAGACCTACGAAGAAATAAATTAACTGAGCTTCCAGATAGCATTGGAAATTTAAAGAACTTAAAATATCTATACTTGGACGACAATTTGCTAGAAAAGTTGCCAGCTACGATCGGCAATCTTAAACAGTTAGAATATTTACACCTGTCTGCCAATAAATTAACATCACTACCAGAAGAGTTGGGTGAATGCAAAAAACTATCGTACTTAGATGTTAGGTTTAACCAAATAGTTAAACTCGAATCTTCAATTGGTAAATTATCCAACTTAATTGAGTTAGATGCTTTCCGAAATAAAATTGCATCTTTGCCAGATGAAATAGGAGGTCTCTGTAACCTACAACATCTTCAGCTAGATGAGAATCACATAAAAAAGTTGCCAGAAACATTGAAAATGCTAAGTAAGCTGACATCAATTAGCCTAATAGATAATCCTGTATCGGATATATCAATATTGCAAGACTTGCCAAGACTGAATAAAGTAAATTGGCTCAATACAGTCCGTTTTCCCCATCAATATTGGACTAAATTAAGTGAGTCAAGATCTGAAGGTTTTATCGGCGAGTGTAATGAAGAGATTCGACGCAGATTGATAAAAAAAGAAGGTTATGGAGGATACGGTATAATTTGTAAGTGCCTTCAGTCACAAATGTTGGATGTTCACAGAAAATATACTTTGCTGAAAATTGATAGTTCAGAGCGACTTCTCGATCGACATACTCAAACAACAGTACCCGAACAACTGGTTTTACTAAAAATGCATTGTTCTTCAAATCATAACAACATTCATATCATACAAGTACCTTCAGAAGTGACTAGCATAGAAGTAGCAATTGCATGGGTAAATAATGAAAATCATTTTTGCAAATTTATAAGCCAAATATAAATTTGAGAGACATATTAGACCTCCTGCATGAATCAATTTTTGGCACGAGTTTCTAATAGTTTGAACCTCCTAATTTGCTATTCATGCAAGAGGTCTATTGTTTGCTATGATTAACATCGTGGCAGTATAGCTCAGTTGGTGAGAGCGTCCCCGCGATAAGGGGAAGGACAGCAGTTCGAGTCTGCCTACTGTCATAGCCCAAGGAACTTGACCTTTTAGTCTTCAGCAAACATCTCAGCCAAAGTATTTAAGACCGCTTTTTGTTCGTCGATCGCAATCGATCCTAGTTTTTTAATCAACCTCGTTTTATCGACGGTGCGAATTTGGTCTAGAACGATATAGCCGTCCTTACCTTCAAAGTTAACGGGAATGCGAGTCGGATAGAGTTTTCCCTTCGTAGTCATCGGAACGACGATCGCTGTTGCCAAATGTAAGTTCATCTCATTGGGAGAGATTATCAGACACGGACGAGTTTTTTGGATCTCGCTCCCAATTGTCGGATCTAGCACCACTAGAAAAACATCAAATCTCGCGATTACCACTCCCATTCTTCCTCGTCCCATGTAGTGGCAATAATATCATCTAGCAAAATATCCTCATCTTCATTGCTAGACACCCGTGCAAATGCTTCCGCCCACCCAGTCCGAGCGCGAGATGCTGCTGTAATAACGATCTGATTATCTCTGACCTCAATTTCGACGTTTTCCGAGATACCGCTTTGCTCTAGCAATAGCTTCGGAATTCTAATCCCTTGAGAATTGCCAACTTTAATTATTCGCCCTTTGACAGATGTAGCCATAGATTTGGGTGATAAAGTAATTACATTATACTCACATGTTGGCAATGAAAGTCGAAGACTGTCGATCGATTCGCATTCCGATCGACAGGCGATTGCCTTTTAAATGATGAGACGATCGAATTTTTATGTAAAGATCCCAGCCCGACCTACTTGAGACTGGTATCTTAGTAAGAGGGCAAATTGAGATCGCCGTAGAATTTTTTAGATTTTAAGAGGTTGGTTGAGTGATGGCAACAGGTGCATTGCTATGGCAGCGATATCAAGATTGGTTGTATTATCACCCAGGGTTAGGCTTGTATCTAGACATTAGCCGGATGCGGTTCGATGATGTGTTGGTTTCCCAACTGCAACCCAAATTTGTGAAAGCATTTGCCGATATGGCAGCTTTGGAAGCAGGGGCAATTGCCAATCCTGACGAACACCGGATGGTCGGACATTATTGGTTGCGGAACCCAGAACTGGCACCTACTCCAGAAATTGCGACCGAAATTAAGACCACGATCGACTCGATCGCGAGTTTCGCCCTGAAAGTTCATGATGGTACCATTCATCCCCCTCAAGGTGGTAAATTTACCGATCTGATTACCGTGGGGATTGGTGGCTCGGCATTGGGGCCACAATTTGTATCTGAAGCTCTTTCGCCAGATCGTCCCCCATTAAATATTCACTTTATCGACAATAGCGATCCGACCGGAATCGATCGGGTGCTCAGTCGGATTCAAGACAGGCTGAATACGACCCTAGTGATGGTCATATCCAAGTCTGGAGGCACTCCCGAACCGCGCAACGGCATGTTAGAGGTACAAGCTGCTTATCGCGCCCAGAATCTCAATTTCCCAGCCTATGCGGTGGCTATTACAGGCACGGGTAGCCAACTCGATCGCGTCGCCCAATCCGCAGGTTGGATTGCCAGATTTCCGATGCCAGACTGGGTAGGCGGACGCACTTCGGAATTGTCTTCCGTCGGTTTACTACCAGCCGCACTTCAGGGCATCGACATCCATAGCATGTTAGCTGGAGCTAGGGAAATGGACATCGCCACCCGCGTCCCAGACATCAAAACCAATCCCGCTGCCCTGCTCGCGTTGGCTTGGTATGCGTCGGGGAATGGCAAAGGCGAAAAAGATATGGTTGTCTTGCCTTACAAAGATAGTTTGTTGTTATTTAGCCGCTATCTCCAGCAATTGGTGATGGAGTCTTTGGGCAAAGAAACCGATCTCGATGGCAATAAAGTCTATCAAGGTATCGCCGTCTACGGGAATAAAGGTTCCACCGATCAACACGCCTACGTCCAACAATTGCGCGAAGGTATTCCCAACTTTTTCCTGACATTTATCGAAGTATTGCACGATCGCGAGGGCATCTCTCCTGAAATCGATCCTGGCGTTACTAGTGGCGACTATCTATCGGGTTTCCTCCAAGGTACGCGCCAAGCCTTATATGACAATCACCGCGACTCTTTGACTGTGACGATTCCTAGTGTTACCGCCCAAACTGTCGGTGCGCTAATTGCTCTCTACGAGCGGGCTGTAGGCTTATATGCCTCGATCGTCAATATCAATGCCTACCACCAGCCAGGTGTCGAAGCAGGTAAAAAAGCCGCTGCTGTGATTCTCAAACTGCAAACCGATGTGGTGAAAGCACTGCAAGGCATGACGATTTCTGCACCAGTGACGATCGCCGAATTAGCTGCGACGATTGGCGAACCAGAGCAAGTAGAATCAATTTACAAGATTCTCCGCCATCTTCAGGCAAACGATCGCGGTGTCGTCTTGACAGGCAATCTCTCGCAACCAGGAAGTTTGCGCGTTGCTTGGGCGAATAAATAATTAAATAATCGGTAAGATTTTTGCCGATCATCTGTTCGGCAAAAATCGAGGGTAGGGGTAATTCATGAATTACCTCTACCCTAATTTGGTGAATGATTAGAGAGTATCTGGATCGATGCCTAATTCTCGCAGTTTGGCATCCCGTTTATGTTTCTCGATCTCCAATTGCTGCTTATCAGCCTCTAATTGTTGTTTATCGGTAAGCAAGAGATCGCGCTCGGTAGCGACATTATCGAAAGTTTCAAAGACTCGTCCGTCAGGATGCGTAATCTGTAGCTCGTCCCCAATTAACCGAAAACTAATCCCCAATCGCGGACTAGTCCAGCCGTCCATCAACTCAATGCGATCGAGAAAAAAGTCATCACTGCGCTGATAGCCTTTGAGAATCGATCGATCCGGATCGTAGATATAATATTCTTCCACGCCACAACGCGCGTACATTTGCAACTTCCGCTCCATTTCACCCTCAGTATTGCCTGGAGAGAGAATCTCAAATACCACCTGCGGCGCAAGATCGTCTTCTAGCCATTGCTTGTACGAACCTCTGTCATCTTTGGATCTGCCAAAGACTACCATCACATCAGGAGCCACGCGGTATTTGGGATTACCTTCGACGGGATACCACAATAAATCTCCCGCCACAAATACCCGTTCGTCATCGCGAAATAACCAATCTAGGTTGGTTTTGATGACAGTAATCCACTGAAATTGTTTGGTATTATCTGCCATCGGTTGCCCATCGCTGTCTGGGTAGACAATCTCATTAGTAGCTAGCATCTGAAGTTATGCTCTTTCTAATTATATTTATCTCAATTAAAATATTATAACCTCAAATCTTTGCAAACCAATTAGTATCTACTTCTATAGATTCAACCATTTCAATTTTAACACCAAGTCCCAATTCTTTTAATCGTTGAACTAACTGCTCTCCATCAATTAGATCGATTGGTGGGGCGCCGTCTCTGGTTGCTTCTTTGATGGCATCTCTAGTGAAAGTCCCCGTTGTAATAAATAGACCTTTATCAGTGCGACCCTGCATAGCCCCACGAAAATCTCTAATTTGACTAGAAGAGACAGAGCCTTGATAACGCTTGCATTGAAATAAAATGTGAAAACTCAGAAAACCGTTGATTCGAGCAATGCCTACGCCATCAATTCCACCATCTCCAGACTTCCCTGTAACCTGTACTTGGACAAAACCTGATTCTCTGAGCAACCGTTGTGCCAAACGCTCAAATGCGCTAGGATCGAGTGATAATAGTAACTTGTGAAGTTGTTGGTGCCATGATATTTCGGCTAAAGTTTCAATAGACTCCATCGGAGTATCTAAAGTATCTGCTTGTATAACTTTAGATTTGCCAGAGTCTCGAACGACTCTAACAATCTCTTTTCGGTCTATCTTTTTAACATCTATTGACGTTGATACTAAAGACCACACTCCACGACCTGAATTTTCAATAAGTCCATACTTTTTCAGATACGTTCGACTCCAGGCAAGTCGGTACTCAACCTTACTCTGTGATGTGCTTCCATGCAAAATCTCTAATACTTCATCAGATAAATTTAGAATTTGAACAACTTGTTCATAGATTTCTTCCGTTGTGCCAGATCCACCCAATACTTGTAATGCTTGAATTGTCGGTACAAACATTGAATCAAATGTAGGAAACACAGAAGTAGAGTTTTTCATAGATGACGAGTTAAGATTTTGCGATTGGTAGAATCGCTCGTTTCAGCATCATGCCATATTGAGAGCCTATAGGTAAGCGAATTTAAGTTGGCAGCGATCTCTTGAGTTGAAAAAGGCTGCTCGACCGCAAACCAGTCTCAGAAACTAATCCAGATCGAGCTAGGGTCGAAACCCCGATCGCCTAGAATTAGCAAGCCTTCTAGGCGTCATACAGAGCTACACGAACCCCCCTAAATGTGATAAAATTGAACTAGCGAATTAGTACAATTATCAAGCTGGACGGAGCATTCCATGACTACTTCCCAAGAGCGAATCGTCCCTACAGATCTACGAATTGAGATGTCTCGCTCTTACCTGGAATACGCCATGAGCGTAATCGTAGGTCGAGCACTTCCCGATGCCAGAGACGGTCTCAAGCCAGTCCACCGCCGTATCCTGTATGCGATGCACGAATTGGGTTTGACAGCCGATCGCCCATTTAGAAAGTGCGCGCGGGTAGTCGGGGAAGTTTTAGGTAAATACCATCCCCACGGTGATACCGCAGTGTATGATGCCCTAGTGCGGATGGCTCAAGATTTTTCGATGCGCAATCCGTTAATTAACGGACACGGTAACTTCGGTTCGGTCGATAACGACCCGCCAGCGGCGATGCGGTATACCGAGTGTCGCTTGCAAGCTTTGACGATGGATGCCGTACTGCGGGACATTGAGGCGGAAACTGTTGACTTTGCCGATAACTTCGACGGTTCGCAACAGGAGCCAACCGTATTACCCGCAAGGATTCCGCAGTTATTACTCAACGGCTCGTCAGGGATTGCCGTTGGGATGGCGACGAATATTCCGCCGCATAATTTAGGCGAATTGATCGATGGAGTAGTGGCATTAATCGAAAATCCGGAGATTACGGATATGGAATTGATGCAATACATTCCTGGTCCGGATTTCCCTACTGGAGCGCAGATTTTAGGCACGACGCCGATTAAAGAAGCTTACGCGACTGGACGCGGCTCGATCGTCATGCGTGGGGTTGCCAATATTGAAACATTAGAATATAAAGGCCGACCCGATCGCGAAGCAATTATTATTACCGAATTACCCTTCCAGACGAATAAGGCAGCCTTAATCGAACGGATCGCCGAAATGGTCAACGACCATAAGTTAGAAGGGATCTCGGATATTCGGGATGAAAGCGATCGCGATGGGATGCGGATCGTGATCGAACTCAAGCGGGATGCTTATCCACGCGTAGTGCTCAACAATCTCTACAAGCAAACACCGATCCAAACCAACTTCGGTTGCAACATGTTGGCGTTGGTAAATGGCGAGCCTCAACTCCTGAGCCTCAAAAAATTCCTGACAGTTTTCCTCGACTTCCGCATCGAATCGATTACCCGTCGGACTCGCTACGAATTACGCAAAGCGGAAGAACGCGATCACCTGCTTGAAGGTTTATTAATCGCACTGGCTAACTTAGATGCGGTAATTCGCCTGATTCGCGGTGCTGCGGACTCAGCAACTGCCAAACAGGAGATGATCGAGCGGTTCCAACTATCGGAATTACAATCCGATGCGATCCTGCAAATGCAACTGCGGCGACTCACTGCTCTAGAAGCCGATAAAATTCATTTAGAGCACAACGAGCTAACGCTCAAAATTACTGACTTGCGCGATATTCTCGCCCGTCGGGAACGAATTTTGGCCATCATCCAAACCGAAATCGCCGAAATTAAAGCGACATTTGCTACTCCCCGCCGGACGCTGATCGAACATGGCGAAGGCGATCTTGAAGATACCGACTTAATTGCCAATGAAAAGTCGCTAATTCTGGTCACAGAGCAAGGTTATATCAAACGGATGCCTGTCAGCACCTTTGAAACCCAAAGTCGCGCTACACGCGGTAAAAAGGGCACAGGGATGAAAGAAGAAGATGCGATCGAGCATTTCCTGACCTGTTGCGACCACGATACGATCTTGCTATTTAGCGATCGCGGCGTAGTTTATACAGTCAAAGCCTACCAAATCCCCGTCTCATCGCGAACGGCGCGAGGGATTCCGATCGTCCAAATGTTGCCGATTCCCCGCGAGGAAAAGATCACCTCAGTGGTACCTGTGAGCGAATTCCTGGATGATGAATACCTAATCATGCTCACGCAGAAGGGATTCATTAAAAAGACCGCCTTGTCCGCATTTGCCAGTGTTCGTGCCAACGGCTTGATCGCGATTTCGTTAGAAGATGGCGACAGCTTGCGGTGGGTACGTCGCGCTAAAGAAACCGATAGCGCGATTATCGGTACTCGCAACGGGATGACCATCCATTTCCGTACCGATCGCGATCAGCTCCGACCCTTGGGACGAGCCACGCGTGGGGTCAAATCAATGTCGCTCAAGAAGGGTGACGAGTTAATTAGTATGGACATCTTACCCAGCCAAGTCATCGCTCAAATGGTGGCAGCGAGCGAAGATCCGGGTGTCGAGGATATCGACGATACTGTGGCTGAAGATGTCGTAGTTCCCGCAGGTGAAGGACCATGGATCTTGGTCGTGACGACTGGCGGACTCGGCAAACGCGTCCCAGTAACTCAATTCCGCCTCCAAAACCGTGCCGGGATGGGCGTCCTTGCGATCAAGTTCCGCAAAAAAGGCGACAGGTTAGCCGCTCTGCGCGTAGTCAATCCCGATGAAGAGATGATGATCGTCACTAATCGCGGTATTATCATCCGTCAAGCGATCGATGCCATCTCTTCCCAATCTCGGATGGCAACTGGGGTACGGGTACAGAAACTAGACGACGATGATGCCATCATGGCAGTCGCGATCGTGCCAGCCTCTAATGGTGAAGAGGAACTAGATGCCGATGCCGATGCCGATAATGATGTTGTCGAACTAGAGGAAGTTTAGACACTTGTGTAGATCGCGATCTTCAATATAATTGGGTATCAACTCTCGCAAAAATAGACGGTAGGGACAATTGATTAATTGCCCCTACCGTCTATTCTTGCGATCTATTTGTCAGTGGAACACCGATCTCAATTTATGCCTAAATACCCGACCCATCTAAAAATTGGCGAATGACTCGATCGTCCAAATGACAACTTGGAGGTAATTCTACATCTTCTGCTGAGGGAGTTTCGATGCCTTGAACGATCGCGTTGCAAGTTTGTTCGACTTGCATCTTTTGGACTTGCTGTTCTAAACTCTCAATTCGATCGACTAAAGCGCGGATGACTTCAGCCTCAGTATCCGGTAAACTACCGTGTTCCAATGGCCCCACGCGTTCGCCCGCTCGATATAATATTCTGCCTGGAATGCCGACTACCGTACAATCTGAAGGCACATCTCGAAGTACGACCGAACCTGCGCCAATTCTAACGTTACTACCGATTTGCAGGTTACCTAATACTTTAGCACCCGCGCCAACTACTACATTTTCGCCCAGTGTCGGGTGACGTTTGCCGCTTTCTTTCCCCGTACCACCTAACGTCACGCCTTGATAAATGAGAGCGTAATCGCCAATAATTGCCGTCTCACCGATTACTACACCCATGCCATGATCGATAAATACGCCTTTGCCGATCGTCGCGCCGGGGTGAATCTCAATCCCCGTAAAAAATCTGGCTAAATGCGAAATGAAGCGTGGAATAAAGGGCATCCCCACGACATACAGCAAATGGGCAAACCGATGTAAGGATAATGCTTGCAGCCCTGGATAGCAAAAGAGAACTTCTACCCAGTTACGTGCGGCAGGATCGCGATCGAAGATAATTCGGAAATCAGCAATTAGTTGTGAAAACACGGCAAGCGTTCCATTATCGCTATTAGTCTATTAGGTATTTTAGCTGTTATTTGTCCCTTGATGTCAGTGGGGTTTACCGGATCTAGGGGATAGGGGATAGGGGATAGTGAATGCAAGCGTCCTTTTGCTCTGGATTAACTATTACCCATTCTTATCACCCATCCACCCATCCACGCATCTATCCTTTAACAGCGACGGGGGTTGCGGCTAGAGCTTCTACCAAACTGCGAACGACGGCAATCGCGGCGATTTCATCGTTGAGCTTGTTGATGGCGGAACCGACGCCGATTCCGGCAGCACCAGCGGAAATTGCCAACGGTGCGGTTACATTGGATAAACCGGAGGCGCAGAGTACGGGAACCTCGACAGCGCGGGAGATTTCATAAGCTGCCGCTAGAGTAGGTGCTGCTTTTTCGATTAAACCAAGGGTACCTGCATGGCTGGGTGTACTGCCAGTGCCGCCTTCGGTTTGGATAATATCTGCACCTGCTGCTACTAGAGCTTGGGCTAACTCGACTTGTTTATCTAAAGTCAGGATGTGGGGAACGGTCACAGACAAAGTGATATGGGGCAGTAAGGCACGAGTAGCTTTAGTTAAGGCTAAAACTTCATCTGCTTCAAATCTGATGCCTTGGGCATAGAAACTATCGAAGTTACCGATTTCGATGAGATCGGCACCAGCTTCGACAGCAGCGACGAATAATTCCGGCTCGACAGCCGAAACGCAGATCGGGAGATTGGTGAGCTGACGTGCCATCCGCACGAGTTCGGGATCGGCAGCAATATCGATAAATGTTGCACCACCGAGATCTGCCGCTCTGACTACCATGGCAACTCGATCGCGATCGAAGTTATTCAATCCACTGATGACTTTGAGGACTCGATTACTAGCAAAGGCTGTTTGCAGGCTATTCAACATATTCATCACTTGGCGAAGGGACGTGAAAATCTTTATCTGAACCATTTTGACATCGATCGGGTGGAATCGATCGAACGCCGATACTAAAGTCAACAAGATGATGCTCGATACTAGTACTTTAGTATAAATGTAGTTACTATTTGGCGGGAAGCGGGGAGCGGCTTACTCCCCGCCAAAATAGTAACTAGATTAGGCCGTAGACTATTAGACTTTAGAGAGATTATGGCTAACTGATTTAGGTGTCATAATTAAAAGTAAAGACTCGTGCCGATCGATATGTCTTACCCTCAAGCTCCATGGCATCTATATGGTACTGCTCTACAATCTTTTCATACGATCGATGTGGAGAAAGCCAAGCAATTCGTACCGCTCGATTTCGATATCGTTTCTGTGTTACCAGGAAAAACGGTTGGTAGCCTTTATTTGTCTGTTTACGAACCGCATTCTACACTCCAGTATCACGAGTTAATTGTAGTCCCGGCTTTAGTGCGCTATCGTGGCAAAATTGGAGCTTGGATTTCGCATATATATGTCGATCATCCCCAATCTGTTGATGGTGGCAGAAATATTTGGGGACTGCCAAAACAAATGGCTGATTTTACTTGGGACGATCGACATGTGACGGTATCGCATGATAGTCAGATGCTATGTCAAGTCGATCGATCTTCGATCGAAGTACCACTTTCTTTGTGGCAGAAAATCAGAGTTAGCGCAGATGTCTTTGGCGGTTTAGAGCGTGATGTTTTAGCTTTTCAAGGAAACCTTTCAGCACAATTGAAATGGAGTCCATTTCGGCTAGATATTCCAGCAGCAAGTCTTTTGGCACCAATTGACTTAGGCGACCCTTTATTTACAGTTCAATTCGACGAACTGCATCTAAAAGCCAATCAGCCTGCGATCGTCGGTACCGCTCAATCGCTATTGAGTGAAGTAGTTTTGAATTAATAATCTACCATATCCAGCACAAGATCCCCGACTTCTCGTTCGCGTAGTGTCTCGTTGGCGTAGCCTCTCGAAGAGAAGAAAAGAAGTC harbors:
- a CDS encoding leucine-rich repeat domain-containing protein; its protein translation is MIDFALEALIDRAIQDRITHLDLYQQRLTQLPARIVDIHSLVSLRVSDNELITLPENIGNLSSLRELRLYKNQLSALPGSISHLTNLVSLSLSFNKFKIFPDIIASLINLKELKLNGNQIDILPESLLQLKKLVSIDLSSNPIFDLSILQSLPNLNHVKFLGVNLPCEYWVDLSKSTFIIRSNNDGSTSEIELPNANKLSLNLRKQNLIILSNEIGVYKWCQHLKLSHNYLNSLPDNIDELSNLSHLKLLNNQLTSLPESVGDLEKLISLDLRRNKLTELPDSIGNLKNLKYLYLDDNLLEKLPATIGNLKQLEYLHLSANKLTSLPEELGECKKLSYLDVRFNQIVKLESSIGKLSNLIELDAFRNKIASLPDEIGGLCNLQHLQLDENHIKKLPETLKMLSKLTSISLIDNPVSDISILQDLPRLNKVNWLNTVRFPHQYWTKLSESRSEGFIGECNEEIRRRLIKKEGYGGYGIICKCLQSQMLDVHRKYTLLKIDSSERLLDRHTQTTVPEQLVLLKMHCSSNHNNIHIIQVPSEVTSIEVAIAWVNNENHFCKFISQI
- a CDS encoding type II toxin-antitoxin system PemK/MazF family toxin — its product is MGVVIARFDVFLVVLDPTIGSEIQKTRPCLIISPNEMNLHLATAIVVPMTTKGKLYPTRIPVNFEGKDGYIVLDQIRTVDKTRLIKKLGSIAIDEQKAVLNTLAEMFAED
- a CDS encoding AbrB/MazE/SpoVT family DNA-binding domain-containing protein → MATSVKGRIIKVGNSQGIRIPKLLLEQSGISENVEIEVRDNQIVITAASRARTGWAEAFARVSSNEDEDILLDDIIATTWDEEEWEW
- a CDS encoding glucose-6-phosphate isomerase, with translation MATGALLWQRYQDWLYYHPGLGLYLDISRMRFDDVLVSQLQPKFVKAFADMAALEAGAIANPDEHRMVGHYWLRNPELAPTPEIATEIKTTIDSIASFALKVHDGTIHPPQGGKFTDLITVGIGGSALGPQFVSEALSPDRPPLNIHFIDNSDPTGIDRVLSRIQDRLNTTLVMVISKSGGTPEPRNGMLEVQAAYRAQNLNFPAYAVAITGTGSQLDRVAQSAGWIARFPMPDWVGGRTSELSSVGLLPAALQGIDIHSMLAGAREMDIATRVPDIKTNPAALLALAWYASGNGKGEKDMVVLPYKDSLLLFSRYLQQLVMESLGKETDLDGNKVYQGIAVYGNKGSTDQHAYVQQLREGIPNFFLTFIEVLHDREGISPEIDPGVTSGDYLSGFLQGTRQALYDNHRDSLTVTIPSVTAQTVGALIALYERAVGLYASIVNINAYHQPGVEAGKKAAAVILKLQTDVVKALQGMTISAPVTIAELAATIGEPEQVESIYKILRHLQANDRGVVLTGNLSQPGSLRVAWANK
- a CDS encoding Uma2 family endonuclease, encoding MLATNEIVYPDSDGQPMADNTKQFQWITVIKTNLDWLFRDDERVFVAGDLLWYPVEGNPKYRVAPDVMVVFGRSKDDRGSYKQWLEDDLAPQVVFEILSPGNTEGEMERKLQMYARCGVEEYYIYDPDRSILKGYQRSDDFFLDRIELMDGWTSPRLGISFRLIGDELQITHPDGRVFETFDNVATERDLLLTDKQQLEADKQQLEIEKHKRDAKLRELGIDPDTL
- a CDS encoding restriction endonuclease, whose protein sequence is MKNSTSVFPTFDSMFVPTIQALQVLGGSGTTEEIYEQVVQILNLSDEVLEILHGSTSQSKVEYRLAWSRTYLKKYGLIENSGRGVWSLVSTSIDVKKIDRKEIVRVVRDSGKSKVIQADTLDTPMESIETLAEISWHQQLHKLLLSLDPSAFERLAQRLLRESGFVQVQVTGKSGDGGIDGVGIARINGFLSFHILFQCKRYQGSVSSSQIRDFRGAMQGRTDKGLFITTGTFTRDAIKEATRDGAPPIDLIDGEQLVQRLKELGLGVKIEMVESIEVDTNWFAKI
- the gyrA gene encoding DNA gyrase subunit A; this encodes MTTSQERIVPTDLRIEMSRSYLEYAMSVIVGRALPDARDGLKPVHRRILYAMHELGLTADRPFRKCARVVGEVLGKYHPHGDTAVYDALVRMAQDFSMRNPLINGHGNFGSVDNDPPAAMRYTECRLQALTMDAVLRDIEAETVDFADNFDGSQQEPTVLPARIPQLLLNGSSGIAVGMATNIPPHNLGELIDGVVALIENPEITDMELMQYIPGPDFPTGAQILGTTPIKEAYATGRGSIVMRGVANIETLEYKGRPDREAIIITELPFQTNKAALIERIAEMVNDHKLEGISDIRDESDRDGMRIVIELKRDAYPRVVLNNLYKQTPIQTNFGCNMLALVNGEPQLLSLKKFLTVFLDFRIESITRRTRYELRKAEERDHLLEGLLIALANLDAVIRLIRGAADSATAKQEMIERFQLSELQSDAILQMQLRRLTALEADKIHLEHNELTLKITDLRDILARRERILAIIQTEIAEIKATFATPRRTLIEHGEGDLEDTDLIANEKSLILVTEQGYIKRMPVSTFETQSRATRGKKGTGMKEEDAIEHFLTCCDHDTILLFSDRGVVYTVKAYQIPVSSRTARGIPIVQMLPIPREEKITSVVPVSEFLDDEYLIMLTQKGFIKKTALSAFASVRANGLIAISLEDGDSLRWVRRAKETDSAIIGTRNGMTIHFRTDRDQLRPLGRATRGVKSMSLKKGDELISMDILPSQVIAQMVAASEDPGVEDIDDTVAEDVVVPAGEGPWILVVTTGGLGKRVPVTQFRLQNRAGMGVLAIKFRKKGDRLAALRVVNPDEEMMIVTNRGIIIRQAIDAISSQSRMATGVRVQKLDDDDAIMAVAIVPASNGEEELDADADADNDVVELEEV
- the cysE gene encoding serine O-acetyltransferase, producing the protein MFSQLIADFRIIFDRDPAARNWVEVLFCYPGLQALSLHRFAHLLYVVGMPFIPRFISHLARFFTGIEIHPGATIGKGVFIDHGMGVVIGETAIIGDYALIYQGVTLGGTGKESGKRHPTLGENVVVGAGAKVLGNLQIGSNVRIGAGSVVLRDVPSDCTVVGIPGRILYRAGERVGPLEHGSLPDTEAEVIRALVDRIESLEQQVQKMQVEQTCNAIVQGIETPSAEDVELPPSCHLDDRVIRQFLDGSGI